In bacterium, the DNA window CGTGCCAAAGAGTTTGGTTTGAAAGATAATTTTTATGCTGACGTTGATATTCATATTCACATTCCTGAAGGCGCTATTCCAAAAGATGGTCCATCGGCAGGGGTGACTATGGCGACCGGCTTAATTTCTGCATTGACCAAAATTCCGGTAAAGGCAGATGTGGCTATGACGGGTGAAGCGACGCTTAATGGACGTGTCTTGGCAATTGGTGGACTTAAAGAAAAACTCTTAGCGGCAATACGTTTTGATAAAATGACGGTTATTGTGCCAAAAGCTAATGAAAAAGATGTTCAAGAGTTTAAAAGTGAGCTTGATTCGCGGCTTACGATTGTGTATGCAACCACGATTGACGATGTGTTAAAACATGCGTTAACTGAGTCGCCGTTTAGAACACGCAAAGCTGCGCCTAAGAAAAAGTCAAAGAAGACTGCCAAGAAGCCTAAGGTTTCTAAGAAATAAAGAGAATGTGTACTATAAAAAAGGACCCACCTAAAAAGTGGGTCCTTTTTTATAAAGCTAAGATTTAATTTTCACAACGATAAAGATTAGACCAAATATTATAAATTCTTTCGCGAACTTCTTCACAAGCTTCGTCACATTCTTCTTCTTCTTCGCATTCTTCTGACTCAAGAATTGCGTTGAGTTCGTCTTCGATGGTGGTTCCTTCAACTTCGCCAGGCGCAGTTCTAATGTAATGTGCAACGCCAAATATTTGGAAAACATTATGGTGGCATTGGTCATTTACAACAGATACAATTTTGTTTTGTAAGTTACAATTTATATCAAAATAATCTTGTGGGATATCTACAACGGTGATGTTTTTGATGTTGGCCGATGTAGCTTCAACGAAGAGGCAGCCATCACCAAAGATATGGCAGTATTTTTGAAGATAAAAATATTCGTCATCTTCGTCGTTATCAAAAAGCCCAACGTATACCTTGGTGCTTTCTACGCAAGCATTGTCGATGTAAGGGTATTGATCACTGATGAGGTCAAAATTTGTAATATTGGCGCCATTTGGAATATCGCATGTTGAGCCATATTTATCGTCCAAAACGCGGATATCTCCCCAAAAATTACTGTTGCAAAGTCTGTAGCTGCAGATAAAAAGCTTGTCGTAGGTTGCTGAAAGAGGCTTGATGTAATCACATTCTTGTGGATGTGTGCCGCCCGAGTAAATCAGATCAATCCAGACACCATTGCTGTTGCAGTCGCGTTCATTAAATTCTATGCACAAAAGTTGTGTGTTGGGATTGAAGCAATAGCTCCCAAAAGTTTTGTTGCAGCCATGAGCTCTGACTGTTTCTTTGCGATCAGTAAAATTGCCCCCTTCTCCGATGACAAGATTGCCACGCAGAAAGGTTTGACGTGTTACGCATAAATCTTTCTGATCCTGAACTTTATCGTCAATTTTACCAACTTGAAGATTATTGTTGATGATTTGACGATCTGTTGGTGCTAGTCCTGGATATTGGTTAGATACTTGTGCAGATACTTGCGGGGTAAGAGTGATTATGCCTAAAAGCATGATCTTTGATAATAAATTTTTCATTATGGTTCCTTTTAGCAAATAGGGGCAGGCACTTAAGTACCTGCCCCAACGTATTTTCAAAATACTGCGTGTGTTTGATAGTGTGCTTATTTAAGCGCATCCAAATAAGTTGCAAGCGAGGTTTTGAATATAAGCGCATGCTTCTGCAATTGATTCTTCAGTGTTTACAAGAAGTAAATTGGTTAAGGTTGCAGCATATTCATTTGCTACGATTTGATCTGCAAGTGCCCAAATTTGGAAAATTGAATAGCCTGAAAGTACTTCCAAAATTTTGTTTTGCAAAATTGCTTGGAATGAGTTGAAGTTTTCATTTGGAAGGTCAATAACACTTACGCTGTAAAGATTGCAGCTCTTGATGTTGATAAATATTTCGCCGCCATTTTGGAATATGAATGGATAGTTTTGAAGATAGAATTCTTTTTGATCCCACGTGTAAAGACCAAGATAAACTTTTTTGTTGGTTGGGTTAGGATTTGGATTCGTAACGGTTGGAACAGGGAGGGAAGTAAAAACAAGATCGTTAAGCCCTGCGCCAGGAAAACCACAAAGTTCATCATCGCCTGTTGCCGTGTTAACGGTTCTCATGCTGCCCCAGCGATCACTTGCATCAAAATCATAACCGTTGTTGACTACGATTTTACGCGTGAAGGAAATAACTGGAATGTTATTATCGCTAAATTCATTGCTTACGCTTGTAGCATGACCGCAATAAACTACTTCAGTTATGTAAGCACCTTCGCCATCTTGGCCAGCTTGGTTGAATTCTAGGCACAATAATTGTGTTGATGGGTTAAATGGAAGATTAAAAATTTCTTCGCGTGGGCCAGCGCCAAGAGTGCCTTCATCGTTGACGGGTTGTCCGCCAGAGCCTATTACTACGCCTTTACGGCAAAAGGTTTTATTCGTAACTTCTAAGTTTTTTCTGAGGGCGTCTTCATCGCTTTGTCCAACTTGAACGTGTTTGGTAAATAATTTACGTGGGTTATCAACGGTATTGATCAAGCGAGCGGAATCAGCTTGTAAGCCTGATTGCGAAGCACAAAACGCAAGTGCAAGTGCTAAAATATTCTTCATATTCATAGTGATCTTCTTCCTTTTTATTACGAACTCTGTGACTACGTATGTACAACTGAACAGACAATGTTTTTGTCTTTGGTGTATGTTCCTCCCTTTTTTGTCAATTTTATAAAAAAACTATGACAACATTTAGAAAAAGTTAATTAAAACGATAGCGCTTTGTCAAGAGAACATGATAATAAAATTTTTCAAGAGATGTGGTGTTTTATGAAAAATAGGACACGGAGGGCTCTTTTTTAAAAAGCTCAAGCATCGGATTAACTTTTCTTGTTGGCAATGAGATCAAAAATGAGACACGGCATAAGTAACGACATGTCCCATTTTTTTGAGTTGTTAGTAAGGATTCGAGGTGATTAAAGTATGTTAAATAAATTTGACCAGATGTTAGTAACTTGTGTGCATAAATTTTGATAGTTAGTGTCAGCTGGAACGTTTTCTGGGTCAACTAAGCTTGCTAAGCTTTCTAAGTTTGTTTTAGTTGTTGCGTTATTAGCAATAACTTCACCTACTCTCCATACTTGAAATATCCACTTTTCTTCAAGGCATATGTGCATATAATTTCGTAGCGCTTGTGAAAGGCTTTTGAATTTTGTGTTTGGCAGGTCAACAACGGTTATGTTTTTAACATTTGCGCTTTTGATGTGAACAAAGAGAGTACCTTTGTTAAATGAGTAGTCAAAAGTGCTTGGATATTGAGCGTAAAATTTTTTGTCGTTGCACTGATAAAGGCCCACATAGATTTTGTTGTTGGTTGGGCTTGCTGGAAGATGTTGACTGAAGCTAAGATTGTTGAGGTTGGCGCCACTATTAGGGGATTCGCCAGTAAATTGGTCAATAGAATTGTAATTACCAAACCAATTAGATGCGCTGACATTAGTACCGTTGTTAATAAATATTTCGCTTACATATGTCATAACTGGTTCGATTGTGTTGCCAGATTGCGCATTGCCGGTAAAAAACAATTCGCTAATCATAGCGCCTGGTTGAGCAGCTCCTGAATTGAAAAATTCTATGCATAAAAGTTGTGTTGATGGATTAAAATCAAATATTAAATGTCGTTCATTAACGCCTTCATTTGGTTGGCCGTTGGCACCACTATTAGCGCCTGAACCAAGGACAAAATCTTCGCGCAAATAGGTATTTTTGGTAACTTCGAAATTGCGTCGTTTATTAGTGGCGTTTTGGCCAATTTGAACATCGTTGTTAAATATTTGAGGCGATCCAGCGAGCCGAGTGGTGTCGGCTGTGTTAATGTCAGAAGAAGCATTAAGATCAGCTTGTGTAATAACAAAAGCAAGCGATAATGCTAAAATTTTTTTTATATTCATAATCCTTTTCTCCCTTATGATTATCGTTTTTTCCTTTTTCTTGATTGAGCAGAAACATTGTGTGTTTTAACTCTCCTTCTCTTATTTATCGCGTTTTTAAAAATTTAAAAAATACATAGCAATCTTAAAATAGTTAATTAAAATGATAGATGTTTGTCAAGGTGGCAAGGGAGTGGCTTGGTATAAAAAAATATTATACGAGGGTAGTTTATGAAAGAGCAAATCAAATTTTTTTTAGGTACTTCATCGTTGTTCATTCTGCTTTTTTGTTTTAACAAAGTTCAGGCTGATGATTTAATGAATGCTGTTGTGCAAGGTAACTATGATGGAGCGAAAACGTTACTTGAGGAAAGCCGGGTAAACAATCATCCTTTAGATCCATTACTTTTTAAATGCGCGGTTGATAATCAAGATTATCGGCTTGTTGCTTTGCTCATGAGTTATGGTTTGTGTGATACCAAGCTTTTGGAAGGAGCAAGCCGACCTTTTTTGCATAATATTCGTGAACTTTATCAGCGCTTGCCTGAGCCAGGATTTTGCGACCAGCGTTTGAGTGAGTTGGGGGCTGGCTATGTTGAAGAATTAAGCAAAAATGGCATTGTTCGTATTTCTGGATTGGTGAGTGCGAGCGACTTGGCGAGCATGCAAAAAGATTTTCAAAAATTTGTAGATTCAATGGACGATCAGCGTGCGCGAGGGATTAATGTTGAAAACAGACGTGATGAGTATTATTGTCCTGAAACCAATGTGTATCATTCCAATAATCCTTTTGCTTTATCAACGACCTTGGTTGACGTTTGTTGTAGCTCAGAAGTTTGTTCGATTATCAATACGTATCTTGGTAAAGTTGGGTATATCACTAAAGGATGGGCTACGCACTATATGCCTGGTGGCAAAGACGTTAATTTTTTTACGTGGCATCACGATAAATCTGGCAGTCGGTTAAAAATGATGATTTTGCTGGGTGACGTTGAAGAGCGGTCGCGCCATTTGTCGTATGTTCTTGGTTCTCACGAAATTTCGCATGCGTATGAAACGTACGGTTGTGGCCAAAGTGGTATTGATTATTACGAAAAATTAACCGGTAAAGCTCCGGTTGTTTTTAAAGCATTGGGCAAAGCGGGAGATATTTTTCTTTTCGATCCCAATGGTATTCACAAAGCAAATTGCGGAGAAGTAACGCGGGATACATTTATTATTACCTATTCTCCCGATAAGCATCTTATTTTTAAAGTAACTTTACCGTATCAATTTTTTGATAACAAAGTCGTTGATGAGAGTCATCCATTTTTTCGCGTACTTGCTGCACAAAGCAGAAAGTATTTTATGCCGGCGTATGGTGGTTGGCTTGGAAGTTTGGATCATGTTGATGCATGGTATTAATCACTATCTAAAATAGTTGTAAGTTACAAAAAATATGAGTAAAAATAGGATGCTAAAAAAGGCACGATTATTCATTTTTTCTAACCAGTCCATGGCCGCTTCTGTTGTTTCGCCGGGTTCTACGTCTTTAATGCGTTGGAGCTCAAGCATAACGTATGTTTGAAAAAATAGGATGAGTAACGATAAAAAAATGATTGCATAAAAAATAAAATCTATGTGGGTTGCATTGCCGATTGGTGGGGATGTGGTGTCGATTACCATTCTAAAAAGCACCAAAATTGGCAGTGAAGAAGCAATAATGCCCAAGCGTGTTGAGTTGGTAACTGAAAGTGTGAGTGCGAGCAGCCCAATAAAAAAGATAACAAAAAGCGGAAAGTATAAAGAAACGATATCGCGACCACCAATGCTTTTGAAATCGATAGAAAAAACAACAGAAGGGTAGTTGATAGTCATATCTTCATCAGCCGCTTTAAGCATTGCTTGTGTAAAGCCGGTAACCGTATGTTTTGTGCGTGGTTCCCAGTTGGTTACTAAAATTTCATCAGAAAGTGTTATGTTTTCTGGGGATGATTCAAAAAACATTTCTTGTGCCGTAACTGAGCGATTTTCTAAAACGATATTGAGCCGGTGGTCGCTGATAGGAAAGCCGGTGTAATCAACATTAGCCATGAATTTAGTATAAATATTAAAGCAAACGAGCACATCATCGCCCATTAGTTTTATGATTGGTTCTGAAAGCATGATAAATTTGTCGCTTGCAAGAAGCTCAGCATTTTTGATAGTAAAACGTTGAATGGTTGCTAGTGCTTCAGTTGTTTTTTGAAATTTGAACCAGATTATGGCGTCCATAATAAATTTGTTTTTGGTGAACGAAAATTCTTGAAAGTTATTGATATGGATGCCGGTTTCGATGTGTGAAGCAAGCTGTTTTGCTTCAGGGCTTACTTCAAGCAATGTTGGTATTGGTTCTGGATAAAAGGGTTGGCGGTATTGCAGTAAAATAATAAAAAATATGTACAGGGCAACCAGTACGGTTGAAATCAGTTGTAACTTTGCATAACGTGTTTTTGCAATTAGTGATTTAAGCATAATTTATCCTTTTATCAACGTAATAGTAGATCCATAAGCGTGGCGTGTGGTGGGATCAAAATTCACGATAAAGCCGCCGCAATTATAATCATGCATGGTTTCGATCTGACTTATGATTTTTTCTTTGGTGACTGGCCCATCTATTTTTTTGAGTGCTTCCACGATGATTGCTGCGCTGAGATAGTACGTAAACGAAAGAATATTTGGGGTTTCGTTTGGTAGGTATTTTTTTAAATCTTCGCGGTATTGTTGCGCGATGCGTATTTGGCTGGTGACTGGGTCTGGTATGGCTGACGTATAATAAAAATCAACGCCTTTTGATCGTAAAATGTTGCCGACAAATAACGTTGAATCAATACCAAAAAATTTTGTTGCGTAGTGTCCACATTCGAAAAAATGATTAATTAAGCGAACGGTTGGCATGCTGGTTGCAAGACAAATAACTACTTTAGGATCAGATTTTATGAGTTGATTTGCCGCGGCAACAATGTTCATAGTAAAGCGGTTGTATGAGGACGTAGAGACAGCTGTAAGGCCATTTTTGTTAAGTAACGCAACTAAATCATCTTTGGCGCTGGTTGAAAAATCATCATCAGCATAAAAAATGGCAATCTTTTTTTGCTTAAGATTGTTGACGATATGATCGACGAGCGCTTTGATTTGTGGTTCCAAAAGGCCTGGGCCGTTAATAACGCTGCTAAGATTTTGATTTCGCAGGAGTTCATCGCTGCCCCAGGGGAAAAATAAAGCGATATCACGTGCTTCAATTTGAGGTAAAAGTTTTAAAATGCTGCGCATACCCATTGAGCCTAAAAACATAGAAATTCCCTGATTGCAGAGCAATGCAACGTTATGGGCAGTTTGT includes these proteins:
- a CDS encoding phytanoyl-CoA dioxygenase family protein; translated protein: MKEQIKFFLGTSSLFILLFCFNKVQADDLMNAVVQGNYDGAKTLLEESRVNNHPLDPLLFKCAVDNQDYRLVALLMSYGLCDTKLLEGASRPFLHNIRELYQRLPEPGFCDQRLSELGAGYVEELSKNGIVRISGLVSASDLASMQKDFQKFVDSMDDQRARGINVENRRDEYYCPETNVYHSNNPFALSTTLVDVCCSSEVCSIINTYLGKVGYITKGWATHYMPGGKDVNFFTWHHDKSGSRLKMMILLGDVEERSRHLSYVLGSHEISHAYETYGCGQSGIDYYEKLTGKAPVVFKALGKAGDIFLFDPNGIHKANCGEVTRDTFIITYSPDKHLIFKVTLPYQFFDNKVVDESHPFFRVLAAQSRKYFMPAYGGWLGSLDHVDAWY
- a CDS encoding ABC transporter substrate-binding protein; this translates as MKMINSQLFFKALLLLTANWAGIFLAHQLIAQTPPTLHKEIVFGQSGTFSGSLGLYGTSIKKAITLCFHATNERGGVNGNQLRLESLDDNGDPQQTAHNVALLCNQGISMFLGSMGMRSILKLLPQIEARDIALFFPWGSDELLRNQNLSSVINGPGLLEPQIKALVDHIVNNLKQKKIAIFYADDDFSTSAKDDLVALLNKNGLTAVSTSSYNRFTMNIVAAANQLIKSDPKVVICLATSMPTVRLINHFFECGHYATKFFGIDSTLFVGNILRSKGVDFYYTSAIPDPVTSQIRIAQQYREDLKKYLPNETPNILSFTYYLSAAIIVEALKKIDGPVTKEKIISQIETMHDYNCGGFIVNFDPTTRHAYGSTITLIKG